In Trichocoleus desertorum NBK24, the following are encoded in one genomic region:
- the crtB gene encoding cyanoexosortase B gives MLIRRKVPIAIERYLLSGAILGLLGLLYAPLLWHWVDGWLNKSISTEHEYFSHGLIGLPFAAYIAWNQEKEWRRLPEANHPLGIGLLSLGAVFYLSGLSDLVNLSLPAILVGLCLWLKGIPGLKLQGFPLLLVFLATPTELPYLIAPYTLPLQHFIAAIAGFILNQFGMDVTVEQIYLYVGDRIVEVAPYCAGLKMLFTSLYVGLMLVYWTGTWTSRTKTSLFFLGTIVISISANILRNTLLTFFHGTGQEKAFDWLHAGWGGDLYSACMLGLTVYLLTVIDQYFSSSSEPSSSGLSGLDKVTE, from the coding sequence ATGCTAATTAGGCGAAAAGTTCCAATTGCGATCGAGCGATATTTGCTGAGTGGAGCAATTCTAGGTTTACTGGGGCTGCTCTACGCTCCTTTACTGTGGCATTGGGTCGATGGCTGGCTCAACAAGAGTATCAGTACCGAGCATGAATATTTTAGCCACGGGCTGATTGGCCTACCCTTTGCCGCCTATATTGCTTGGAACCAGGAAAAAGAGTGGCGGCGTTTACCTGAAGCTAACCATCCTCTAGGAATCGGTCTCTTAAGTTTAGGAGCCGTTTTCTACCTCAGTGGTCTCTCAGATTTAGTCAACTTGTCTTTGCCAGCTATTTTGGTTGGGTTGTGTTTGTGGCTGAAAGGAATTCCAGGACTGAAGCTCCAAGGTTTTCCCCTCCTTCTAGTATTTCTAGCCACTCCTACGGAGCTACCTTATCTGATTGCCCCTTATACCTTGCCACTACAGCATTTTATTGCCGCGATCGCAGGGTTTATTCTCAATCAGTTCGGGATGGATGTGACTGTTGAGCAGATTTATCTGTATGTGGGCGATCGCATCGTGGAGGTTGCGCCTTATTGCGCTGGCCTAAAAATGTTGTTCACCAGCCTCTATGTAGGCTTGATGCTGGTTTATTGGACAGGCACCTGGACTTCCCGAACTAAAACCAGCCTGTTCTTCCTCGGCACCATTGTGATTAGCATCAGCGCCAACATTCTCCGCAACACCCTATTGACCTTCTTTCACGGCACTGGGCAGGAGAAAGCCTTTGACTGGTTGCATGCAGGTTGGGGAGGTGACTTGTACTCTGCTTGTATGTTGGGGCTGACGGTCTATTTATTGACTGTGATTGATCAATACTTCTCCAGCAGCTCTGAGCCTAGTAGCTCTGGCTTGAGTGGCCTCGACAAGGTTACTGAATAA
- a CDS encoding Dethiobiotin synthetase codes for MDYETARSFLINQAQLTNANQDAFLLRLRQGKPPIPGQVTSVLLALKVVFEALRAAPSLDRELIYTLHILSLESRQQYESQRKSGVVWPPLLDEDITRIATAVKNIFADEWKSA; via the coding sequence ATGGATTACGAAACCGCTCGCAGTTTTCTGATCAATCAAGCTCAATTGACCAACGCAAATCAAGATGCGTTTCTACTCCGCCTCAGGCAAGGTAAACCTCCCATTCCAGGGCAAGTTACCTCTGTATTGTTGGCTTTGAAAGTTGTATTTGAAGCCCTGCGAGCTGCGCCTAGTCTAGATCGAGAATTAATTTACACTTTGCACATACTGTCTCTAGAAAGTCGCCAGCAGTATGAATCGCAGCGCAAGTCAGGAGTGGTTTGGCCACCCCTACTTGATGAAGACATCACGCGAATTGCAACTGCCGTTAAAAATATTTTTGCAGATGAATGGAAGTCAGCTTAG
- the moeB gene encoding molybdopterin-synthase adenylyltransferase MoeB, with protein MLNPNLDEIQLTKDEYERYSRHLILPEVSLEGQKRLKAASVLCIGTGGLGAPLLLYLAAAGIGRIGIVDFDVVDHSNLQRQVIHGTSWVGKPKIESAKNRILEINPNCQVDLYETRLSSENALDIVAPYDIVVDGTDNFPTRYLVNDACVLLNKPNVYGSIYRFEGQATVFNYEGGPNYRDLYPEPPPPGLVPSCAEGGVLGILPGIIGVIQATETVKIILGKGTTLSGRLLLYNALEMKFRELKLRPNPVRPVIEKLVDYEEFCGIPQAKAAEAQQQAEIPEMTVLELKQLLDSGADDFVLLDVRNPNEYEIASIPGSILVPLPDIESGEGVAKVKEALNGHRLIAHCKMGGRSAKALGILKQAGIAGTNVKGGIQAWSREVDPSVPEY; from the coding sequence ATGCTCAATCCCAATTTGGATGAGATCCAACTCACAAAAGACGAATACGAACGGTATTCTCGCCACTTGATTCTGCCAGAAGTCAGTCTGGAAGGGCAAAAGCGCCTTAAAGCAGCTAGCGTCCTCTGCATTGGCACAGGCGGCTTGGGTGCACCTTTGCTGCTCTATCTAGCGGCAGCCGGTATCGGACGCATCGGTATTGTAGACTTCGATGTGGTCGATCACTCTAACCTCCAGCGCCAAGTGATTCACGGCACTTCTTGGGTGGGTAAGCCTAAGATCGAGTCGGCCAAGAACCGGATTCTCGAAATCAACCCCAACTGTCAAGTTGATCTGTACGAGACTCGCCTTAGTTCTGAAAACGCGCTTGATATCGTTGCGCCTTACGACATTGTGGTGGATGGCACCGACAACTTCCCCACTCGTTACCTGGTCAATGATGCTTGCGTGTTGCTGAACAAGCCCAACGTCTACGGCTCCATCTATCGGTTTGAAGGCCAAGCGACGGTCTTTAACTACGAAGGTGGCCCTAACTACCGCGACCTCTATCCCGAACCCCCACCGCCAGGACTCGTGCCTTCCTGTGCTGAGGGTGGTGTTTTGGGAATTCTGCCAGGAATTATCGGCGTGATTCAGGCCACCGAAACGGTCAAAATCATTCTGGGTAAAGGGACAACCCTGAGCGGTCGTTTGCTGCTTTACAACGCCTTGGAGATGAAATTCCGGGAGTTGAAGCTGCGGCCCAACCCAGTCCGTCCAGTGATTGAAAAGCTAGTAGATTATGAGGAGTTCTGCGGTATTCCTCAAGCCAAAGCCGCCGAAGCTCAGCAGCAAGCCGAAATCCCTGAGATGACGGTGCTAGAGCTGAAGCAACTGCTCGACAGTGGTGCCGATGATTTTGTGCTGCTCGATGTCCGCAATCCTAATGAATACGAGATTGCTAGTATTCCAGGTTCGATTTTAGTGCCCCTACCCGACATTGAAAGCGGCGAAGGTGTGGCTAAGGTCAAGGAAGCACTAAACGGCCATCGTCTAATTGCTCACTGCAAGATGGGCGGACGCTCGGCTAAGGCGCTTGGCATCCTGAAGCAAGCAGGTATCGCCGGCACTAACGTCAAAGGTGGTATCCAAGCTTGGAGCCGGGAAGTCGATCCTTCTGTACCTGAGTACTAA
- a CDS encoding ABC transporter ATP-binding protein — protein sequence MTHSAPLLEVEDVYAGYVQDLNILQGINMKVYPGELVAVIGPNGAGKSTLAKTVFGLLTPNRGKITFNGDNIAGLKSNQIVQRGMCYVPQISNVFRSLSVDENLEMGAFIRNEPLESVKNHIYTMFPDLAGRRRQRAGTLSGGQRQMLAMGRALMLQPRLMLLDEPSAALSPILVNNVLEQIKQINQNGTAIVLVEQNARKALEMADRGYVLEAGRDRFEGPGRDLLFDPKVGELYLGAGKVH from the coding sequence ATGACCCATTCTGCTCCTTTGCTTGAAGTTGAAGATGTCTACGCAGGTTATGTGCAGGATCTAAATATTCTGCAAGGCATCAATATGAAGGTTTATCCGGGGGAGTTGGTGGCGGTGATTGGCCCGAATGGGGCGGGTAAGTCAACGCTGGCAAAGACTGTTTTTGGGTTGTTGACACCAAATCGCGGCAAGATTACGTTCAACGGGGATAACATTGCGGGTTTGAAGTCGAACCAGATCGTGCAGCGAGGAATGTGCTATGTGCCGCAAATTTCTAATGTGTTTCGATCGCTGAGTGTGGATGAAAACCTGGAAATGGGGGCTTTTATCCGCAATGAACCATTAGAGTCAGTCAAGAATCACATTTACACCATGTTTCCTGATCTGGCGGGTCGGCGACGGCAGCGGGCAGGCACTTTGTCAGGTGGGCAACGGCAAATGCTGGCAATGGGACGGGCTTTGATGCTGCAACCGAGGTTGATGTTGCTGGATGAGCCTTCGGCAGCGTTATCACCGATTTTGGTGAACAATGTGCTGGAGCAAATTAAGCAAATTAATCAGAATGGTACGGCGATCGTGCTGGTGGAGCAAAATGCTCGCAAGGCGTTAGAGATGGCCGATCGCGGTTATGTACTAGAGGCAGGGCGCGATCGCTTTGAAGGCCCAGGGCGTGACTTGCTCTTTGACCCGAAAGTGGGTGAGTTGTATTTAGGGGCGGGCAAAGTTCATTAA
- a CDS encoding zinc-binding dehydrogenase: MLAALLYGQEDLRLEQVADPTPAPGEVVIQVATATTCGTDLKVWRRGGHAKMLRPPTLFGHEAAGEIVAIASDVTGWKIGDRVVANNSAPCLNCFFCHRQEYSLCPNLTFNNGTFAEYLRVPAPIVQQNLLPIPEDLPAELAAMTEPLACVLHGVARSNVKPGDRVVLLGDGAIGLMFVAALVSQGAEVFLFGGSDSRLQVGAKFGAAQTFNYRQVPDLPMRVRELTDGWGADVVIEATGVPAAWETAIACARPGATVNLFGGCPRDTTITVNTEQLHYSELTLKGVFHNTPHYVRAALVLLASRTVPFELLISDRQPLEQLEQVFQDMKDRKVIKVAITN, encoded by the coding sequence GTGCTAGCAGCGCTCCTGTACGGTCAAGAAGATTTACGGTTAGAACAAGTTGCTGATCCCACTCCCGCTCCGGGCGAAGTGGTGATTCAAGTAGCAACCGCAACGACTTGTGGCACCGACCTCAAAGTCTGGCGGCGTGGGGGCCATGCCAAAATGCTGCGTCCTCCTACCTTGTTTGGGCACGAGGCGGCTGGCGAAATTGTCGCGATCGCGTCAGATGTGACTGGATGGAAAATTGGCGATCGCGTGGTGGCTAACAACTCCGCTCCCTGTCTCAATTGCTTTTTCTGCCACCGACAAGAATATTCGCTCTGTCCCAACCTAACGTTTAACAATGGCACCTTTGCGGAGTATCTAAGAGTTCCCGCGCCGATTGTCCAACAAAACTTGCTACCCATCCCCGAAGACTTGCCAGCAGAATTGGCAGCTATGACTGAACCCTTGGCTTGTGTCCTGCATGGGGTGGCTCGCTCTAACGTCAAACCTGGCGATCGCGTCGTGCTGTTGGGGGATGGGGCGATCGGATTGATGTTTGTGGCCGCATTAGTTAGCCAAGGTGCAGAAGTATTTCTATTTGGAGGTAGCGACTCACGCTTACAGGTGGGCGCTAAGTTTGGGGCAGCTCAAACCTTTAACTATCGGCAAGTGCCTGACTTGCCCATGAGAGTCCGAGAGCTAACCGATGGCTGGGGCGCTGATGTGGTGATTGAGGCCACAGGAGTTCCGGCGGCTTGGGAAACTGCGATCGCCTGTGCTCGTCCAGGAGCAACCGTGAATCTATTTGGCGGTTGTCCTCGCGATACCACCATTACCGTCAATACCGAACAACTCCACTACAGTGAACTGACGCTGAAAGGCGTTTTTCACAACACACCTCACTATGTTCGCGCTGCTTTGGTCCTGCTAGCTAGTCGGACAGTGCCATTCGAGTTGTTAATTAGCGATCGCCAACCACTCGAACAGTTAGAGCAAGTGTTTCAAGACATGAAAGACCGCAAAGTCATCAAAGTTGCGATCACAAACTGA
- a CDS encoding M67 family metallopeptidase: protein MILQLDSHHIQAIAAQAECTYPEECCGLLLGKVSSGSSESRTVVEVRATENVWTQDLGDAIELPNNWDLTQHKHFWIDPREILQVQREARDRHLDIIGVYHSHPDHPATPSEMDRMCAWAHYSYVIVSVQHGKVIDLRSWSLTEDHRFQPEDILIAEAV, encoded by the coding sequence GTGATTCTGCAACTCGACTCTCACCACATTCAAGCGATCGCGGCTCAGGCTGAGTGCACTTACCCAGAAGAGTGCTGCGGTTTGCTATTGGGAAAAGTGAGTTCAGGTTCTAGTGAGTCTCGAACGGTAGTGGAAGTTCGTGCCACTGAGAATGTTTGGACTCAGGATTTAGGTGACGCGATCGAGTTGCCAAACAATTGGGATTTGACCCAACACAAGCATTTCTGGATTGATCCCCGCGAGATCTTACAAGTTCAGCGGGAAGCACGCGATCGCCACCTCGACATTATTGGTGTGTATCACTCCCATCCCGATCATCCCGCTACACCTTCGGAGATGGACCGAATGTGCGCCTGGGCGCACTACTCGTATGTTATTGTTTCCGTTCAACACGGTAAAGTTATAGATCTGCGTAGCTGGAGCCTGACCGAAGACCATCGGTTCCAGCCAGAAGATATTTTGATTGCTGAGGCTGTTTAG
- a CDS encoding DegT/DnrJ/EryC1/StrS aminotransferase family protein yields MNISAETIPFVDLTLQHQPIQTQIEQAIQSVLQQGDYVLGQALTEFELAFANACQTEHGIGVACGTDAIALGLQACGVGPGDEVILPANTFVATLIGVLRAGATPILVDCELETGLMDLAAAAKAITPKTKVLLPVHLYGQMVPPRQLLELANAHNLLIFEDAAQAHLAERDGYRAGSVGIAAAFSFYPSKNLGAVGDGGMVVTRDAELAQTMRSLRNYGASRKYFHTEYGTNSRLDTLQAAVLNVKLPHVAGWNRDRNQTAQYYDALLQPFHSEGLVPIVNQSGGGHVYHLYVLRVQELCPLERKLIQEELSAQGIQSGIHYPIPCHLQPAFQNLGYEKGDFPQAERLCQEILSLPMYPGLQPAQVERVVACLRSLVKAYPPAVSAQLCTPVVA; encoded by the coding sequence ATGAATATCTCTGCTGAAACGATTCCATTTGTTGATCTCACACTGCAACATCAACCCATTCAAACTCAGATTGAACAAGCAATTCAGTCGGTATTACAGCAGGGAGATTATGTATTAGGCCAAGCACTGACAGAGTTTGAATTGGCTTTTGCCAATGCTTGCCAGACAGAACATGGCATTGGAGTTGCTTGTGGCACGGATGCGATCGCTTTGGGTTTGCAAGCTTGCGGAGTTGGCCCTGGGGATGAAGTGATTCTGCCAGCGAATACCTTTGTGGCCACCTTGATCGGCGTTCTACGGGCAGGGGCAACCCCAATCCTCGTAGACTGCGAACTGGAAACAGGGCTAATGGATTTAGCTGCCGCTGCCAAAGCGATCACACCGAAAACTAAAGTGCTGCTACCCGTGCATCTCTACGGCCAAATGGTGCCCCCACGCCAGCTTTTAGAGCTTGCCAACGCTCATAATTTGCTGATTTTTGAAGATGCCGCTCAAGCTCACTTAGCAGAGCGGGATGGCTACCGAGCTGGTTCTGTGGGCATTGCCGCTGCCTTTAGTTTCTACCCTAGTAAGAACTTGGGGGCAGTAGGAGATGGTGGTATGGTAGTGACGCGAGATGCTGAGCTGGCCCAAACCATGCGATCGCTACGCAACTACGGGGCATCCCGCAAATATTTCCATACGGAATATGGCACCAACAGTCGCTTAGACACGTTGCAAGCCGCTGTCCTAAATGTGAAATTACCTCATGTAGCTGGGTGGAATCGCGATCGCAATCAAACTGCTCAATACTATGATGCGTTGTTGCAGCCATTCCACTCTGAGGGGTTGGTACCCATCGTCAACCAGAGTGGTGGTGGGCATGTGTACCACCTCTATGTCTTGCGGGTGCAAGAACTATGTCCCTTAGAGCGCAAACTCATCCAAGAAGAATTATCTGCCCAAGGAATTCAAAGCGGCATTCACTATCCGATTCCTTGCCACCTACAACCTGCTTTTCAAAACTTAGGCTATGAGAAAGGCGACTTTCCTCAAGCAGAAAGGCTTTGCCAGGAAATTCTCTCTCTACCCATGTATCCTGGTTTGCAACCCGCTCAAGTCGAGCGAGTGGTGGCTTGCTTGCGGAGCCTAGTCAAAGCGTATCCCCCCGCTGTCAGCGCCCAGTTATGTACTCCGGTAGTGGCTTAA